A region of the Zootoca vivipara chromosome 3, rZooViv1.1, whole genome shotgun sequence genome:
ATATGTGTTGCGTTGGGTCAACCCTCCAAGATCCCCCCTTTGATAGTGAACCTATGTATTATAAGAAgaatgaacggggggggggggtatttttcctacaacaacatatatattttattatgtttataacCTGTTTGCAAGTATTTCAGCATAAATTTTGTAATCTGTATTTAATAACAATATAGGTCTATACTGTAATTCTGTGTCATTTCTCTATTTGTTCCCGGTTTTGGAAGTAATATTTCCACGTGTCTGGTAATTTTCCTTCTTCTAATATATTGTTTAGGAGTAATTTTAAGGGTAATGATAATACATGTTTTAATTTATTATAGTGAATAGCTGGTAGGCCATCTTTACCTGGAGATTTCCCAGTTTTACTTTTTGAGATGGCTTTTGAGATGGTATGGAAGTGTTTGAAAACCTGTTTcctgttcatttatttcataacacGTCTCCCCCATCCTGTCTACAGAGGACCTCAAGATACTGACATTGTTCTTCCAACGCACctgttttattctcacagcaaccttgtgagcTGGATTTAATGGTGGGAGGTAGCCTTGCTGGGTCCATTGAGGGCAGGATCACCTACGACGGGGATTTGTAACTAACAGATTGTGCCTTCTAAAGGGCGTTCATGGTTACTCAGGAGTCTAGgcaggggttcaaatcccctccatGGGTTAGAGCGTGATGcttataacaccaaggttgcaggctcGATCCCCATATGCATTGCAGCTGCGttgcaggggttggattagaggGGCTCCTCGGAGAAAAGAGTGACCACCATCCTGAGAAGGGAGCAAAAAAATGTTCACGACCCTCAATCCTTTAGAGAAGTCCCAGGAGTTCCAAtgagattaaaaggtaaaggacccctgatggttacgtccagtcgcagacgactctggggttgcggcgctcatcttgttttacaggccgagggagccggtgtttgtctgcagacagtttttccgggtcatgtgggtagcatgactaagctgcttctggcgcaacggaacaccgaaaccagagcagcgcatggaaacggcgtttaccttgccgccagagcggtacctatttatctacttgcactttttggcgtgctttcgaactgctaggttggcagaagatgggatagagcaacgggagctcaccctgttgcggggaatcgaaccgccgaccttctgatcggcaagccctaggctcagtggtttagaccacagcgccacccgtgtccctttccaatgagattaggtaaaggtaaagggacccttgaccattaggtccagacgtgaccgactctggggttgcacgctcatctcgcattacagtggtacctcggtttatgaacacaattggttccggaagtctgttcataaactgaagcgttcataaactgaagtgaactttcccattgaaagtaatggaaagtggattaatccgttccagacggtccgcggagtaaccgttcataaattgaagcgaacttttccattgaaagtaatggaaagtggattaatccgttccagacgggtccgcgaagtacttaaactgaagcgttcataaactgaaacatgggtataattggtttcggaagtctgttcataaactgaagcgttcataaactgaagcgaactttcccattaaaagtaatggaaagtgaattaatccgttccagatgggtccgcggcgttcataaactgaaaattcataaaccgaggtgttcataaacagaggttccactgtattggccgagtgagccggcgtacagcttccaggtcatgtggccagcatgacaaagccgcttctggcaaaccagagcagcacatggaaacgccgtttaccttcccgctgcagcggttcctatttatctacttgcattttgacgtgctttcgaactgctaggttggcaggagctgggaccaagcaacgggagctcaccccatcacagggattcgaaccgccgaccttctgatcagcaagccctaggctcagtggtttagcccacagcgccacctggttccctTTTTCCAATGAGATTATTTGCAGGTAAATCCAGCAGCGATCCAGCGCTGGCTGAGGAGAGGTATTTGTTTCTGAAAAAgcaagcagagaagcagcagcgaCCCTCTCTCTGAGATCATTTGGAAGAGATCCCCAAGGATCattttctagtccaaccccctgcaatgcaggaatctcgggaTCTCCCTGAACTGCACTGAGCCTAGCAATCCAACCAGCAAGCCACCAGACGTGCAATTTGATCCACTGCGTGGATCCCACGCCACTCCCAGCCCAGGGACACTACTTGCCGAGAAACTACAATCCCCACAATGCCTTGCGCCAAAACCCGGGCTTCTCCCATCATCTGATTGGCCAGGACTTGTTGACAGTGAGAGGTTGGCGCTATTGGTCGGGTAGCCCGCGAAAGGCGGGCTTCTTCCTTTACTCCCGCCTCCAGAGACTACGCTCGGTGCTCGGGCCAATGATCGCCGAGGCAGCGATCGGACTGACCAATGGGCATGAAGGCGCGAATGGGGAGAGTTTCGAACGGAGCCGCGGCGCCGTGAGGGGAAAAGAGTGGCGGGAGCTCTGAGGCGCCTTTGGGTGGGAAACGTGAGGTAAGAAATGGAGCAAAGGCGCGTTTTTTGTGAGGGGGAAAGTGGGCGCAGGTAGAAAGAGGCGGGAGGCGAAGTTTTTagggcggttggggggggggtccgaaATCTACCCGGGCTAAGAAGCCTCGGTCGAGGGAAGGGGCGCCTCGGCCTACTTTGGCGCGGAACTCCCCGCACGTAGAAAAGAAGCCCCTCAGGGAGAAAGCGCGGAGGGGTTTCCCTAACAAATAAAAGATAAAGccataaataaaatgaagcagggaaggggggagagagccaTAGAAACAGTTCTTCTTCCTGGCGCCGGTGCTTGTGGCCACGCAGCGAAGCTGGAGGCTGTGGGCTtcgggacagagaaaagaaaggcaggGTGAAGCTGCGGAACTTCCTGCCACCGGGGCGGCTTCGGAGATGGGGGTGAGCTTCGTGGCAGCAGCCAAAGGCCACGGCATAGGGAGAGAAATAACTAGAAGCCCATCGATCTCTATATGGAGAAGCAGAACCTCTCTTTcctcagatgtgtgtgtgtgtgtaatctatatatataatctatataaaaatagctttaaaagaggattagacaaattcacggggggggggctgggggctggactagatgaccccctggatcccATTCCTGTTGGCTCTGGTTTCAAACCCTGGACTATCTGCAACAGAGAGCCAATGAATTGCAAAGACAGGGAGGATCCATGGTAAATACTTAAATTTGGGAGCCCcaatcctcctctctcttttatatcaattaacaatttatattttattctggcTGGTTTATTATTCCAAATGAATTTTATTAAATCTTTATTCCATTGCTTGAAAATTTTTGCCCCTGTCCCCAGGATTGGCAGCATTTGAAACATAAATAACATTCTTGGCAGTATATTCATTTTGATAGCCGCTATCTTCCCTAGAAATGTTAAATTTAATCTTTTCCATGTTTCTAGGTCTTTCTTCACGCTGTTCCAAACTTTTATATAATTATATTTCACCAAATTATTTGTGTTGTTAGAAATCCATATTCCTAGCTATTTAGCTTTCTTCACCACTTTCAGGCCTACCCTTTCCTGTAGATTTTCTATCTCTTCTTTCCTTAAATTcttgacttgttgttgttgtttagtcgtttagtcgtgtccgactcttcgtgaccccatggaccatagcacgccaggcactcctgtcttgcactgcctcccgcagtttggtcaaactcatgttcgtagtttcgagaacactgtccaaccatcttgtcctctgtcgtccccttctcctagtgccctcaatctttcccaacatcagggtcttttccaaggattcttctcttctcatgaggtggccaaagtattggagcctcagcttcacgatctgtccttccagggagcactcagggctgattcccttaagaatggataggtttgatcttctagcagtccatgggactctcaagagtctcctccagcaccataattcaaaagcgtcaattcttcgacgatcagccttctttatggtccagctctcacttccatacatcgctactgggaaaaccatagctttaactatacggacctttgtcggcaaagtgatgtctctgctttttaagatgctgtctaggtttgtcattgcttttctcccaagaagcaggcgtcttttaatttcgtgactgctgtcaccatctgcagtgatcaaggagcccaagaaagtaaaatctctcactgcctccatttcttccccttctatttgccaggaggtgatgggaccagtggccatgatcttggtttttttgatgttgagcttcagaccatattttgcgctctcctctttcaccctcattaaaaggttctttaattcctcctcgctttctgccatcaaggttgtgtcatctgcatatctgaggttgttgatatttcttccggcaatcttaattccggcttgggattcatctagtccagcctttcgcatgatgaattctgcatataagttaaataagcagggagacaatatacaaccttgtcgtactcctttcccaattttgaaccaatcagttgttccatatccagttctaactgtagcttcttgtcccacatagagatttctcaggagacagatgaggtgatcaggcactcccatttctttaagaacttgccatagtttgctgtggtcgacacagtcaaaggcttttgcatagtcaatgaagcagaagtagacgtttttctggaactctctagctttctccataatccagcgcatgtttgctatttggtctctggttcctctgccctttcgaaatccagcttgcacttctgggagttctcggtccacatactgcctaagcctgccttgtagaattttaagcataaccttgctagcgtgtgaaatgagtgcaattgtgcggtagttggagcattctttggcactgcccttctttggaatcgggatgtagactgatcttttccaatcctctggccattgctgagttttccaaacttgctggcatattgggtgtagcaccttaacagcatcatcttttaaaattttaaatagttcagctggaatatcatcacttccactggccttgttattagcaatgctttctaaggcccatttgacttcactctccaagatgtctggctcaaggtcagcaaccacactacctggggtgtatgagacctccatatctttctggtataattcctctgtgtattcttgccacctcttcttgatgtcttctgcttctgttaggtccttaccacttttgtccttgattatggtaatctttgtacgaaatgttcctttcatatctccaaattCTTGACTAGAATATtcgttttatctttatttatattAAACCCCGCTAGATCCCCAAATTCTCTAATTTTCTCCAATGCTCGAGGTATACTCCCTTCTGGGTCTTCCAATGTGAGTATGACATCATCTGCAAATGCCTTTAATTTGTGGATATCTTTCCCAATTGTTATGCCTTTAATCTTTTCATCCTCTCTTATATTTTTTAACAAGAACTCTAAatgtaaaatgaataataatggaGAGAGGGGACAACCTTGCCTGGTTCCCCTCTTTATATGAATTTCTTCTGTTAATTCACTGTTTATAATTAATTTGGCTCTTTGTTTACTATAAATTGCCCCTATACCCTTTCACgaatttccccccaaatcctATTTTTTTCATAAATATCCATAAAATTTTGTCGAATGCCTTTTCGGCATCCAACAGCAAAAGGGCCGCTTTTTTGTTTATCTTAACACTTAGGTATTCCAGAATTGCATAACACTTGATAGATTCTCCAGCAGGAAAACAGACAGCAAGCACAGTTTTATACAGAAGCGAATATACTGGTAGCTGGTTATTTCATATAAAAACAGGTTCAATAATCATTTCTGGCCCCACATTCCTACTCTAAAATTCTCTTATTCTACTCTCGCAAGAGGCAAGGGTTCTCTGGTTCTCccatcagaggcagcaatgcttctgaatagcagttgctggaaagtgTGCTTTTTCTCTAagcttgcttgtgggtttccctgtGGGGCATCTGGTTAACTGGATGGGCCCCCATTTGGACGGACCCAGAAGCCTCTCCTCTTTataactggatttttaaaatatcatctTCCATTATgtatgtgttataagaattttgaggtcatatatatatatataataattgttcataaaacatgtacatggatgtacagaaacatgtctgaagcagcacaggaagacaggactgactgacaccattttgactctctcagacctggcgttcctctgcaaggaagaagggggggggaaccttctcattgtctcaggaattaaagtgataatccctggcatcctgatacctgggtgccagacaaaagggtgtgattaacttggctgggaaacagggaaatgtaaatatctctttttgttgattaggttttgggggcagggtccaggatgctcagattactgccaccagacctcccctttcatgatgtacctatgatgaatctagggagaggggtcttgggctacaccccttctgtgacatatggatgatgcttctggggggtgggctgaaaccaatttcaaatttctttttaagggcaagacacctttgtttggggttccttccttgttctcctgcgtgagaggaaggaccctgttgcaacagcgaaaataaaggctttgcttctcaaacttctctggttggcctctgttatattctccaaccgatggagaacccaataagggaataagggcagatttttgcccaTATATGTATTTGTCATCTTACACATCCACCACACGTGGAAATTTTCAATTTCGGTGTACCAAATTTCAGTATCTTCAACTGCCTAATCTAGCTCtcttaaaacagtgtttctcaaccttttttgggccaaggcacacttgttccatgaaaaaaatcacgaggcacaccaccattaaaaaagttaacaaatttaactctgtgccgccctatattgactatataattatgactgtaagaaacacttgccaattgctgtgttggttgcaatctcctgtaataaggcttcacaagccgctgatttctctgccaccacaatcctttgctcagcaagtttcaggttgagctcatccagccagctcctttaagtttgtctaaaaccaccctcccgtggtggtggctgttgagagctgcgctcgccccgcatcatgacccggccggcttcctttccggcgcgttagtgctgtatattggcggccgccaggcacgtgacaatgcaaatcgcccttctcgtcgccgcacgtcgcggcacaccagccagcgtctcgcggcacactagtgtgccgcggaacagcggttgagaaacactgtcttaaaaGATTGCATAGGTTCTGCTAAAGTTAGAATGAAGTGTGCTTTTTCTCTAagcttgcttgtgggtttccctgtAGGGCATCTGGTTAACTGGATGGGCCcccatttggcctgatccggAAGGGTCTCCTTCCTTAAgcacctaggccaggcataggcaaccttggctctccagatgttttggaactacaactcccatgatccctgaccactggccctgttagctagggatcatgggagttgtagtttcaaaataTCTGGCgcgccaaggttgcctatgcctgacctaggcgGCTCCGGCCCAGCCAGTTAATGGGGCCCCTTGGCCCAGGGCTGCTAGGCCTGCTCCCCCAGTGCTTTGCACCGCAGCTCCCCTCAGCTCCACCAGGATGCAGAAACTACCGGTACTCTGCTGCTGATTTTTGGTTGAAGCACATGAGCTCCTTGTTGGAAGAAGCGAAAAGACCCAGGCTGCTTTATGCTGCTGTCCCAAGGCTAAAAGGTCTACCAGTGTaaacgggtggtggtggtggggggtcagGAATATTGGTGGCATGCAAAGATAGGCAAGGGATGCAAACATGAATTCTCATTCTAGTCCAAGCTCTGCAGGCAGATAGACCACATCTGTCAACACATGACTGACTAACCCACCTGCCTCTGACTTGTAGGCGCTTTGCTGAGGACATGGCGTTTGTTACTCCAAGGAAGCGAAAATGCAGTGATGACGGGTGAGATTGCTGTTGCAAGTTATCCGAGAGCTTGAACTATTGCTGTGGATGGATTTATTTCTATACATGTATTTTATACATGAATGCCACAAAATGTTTGGAATGTACAAAATCCTGCCCTCTTCCTCTTAGCTGCTTTCATTCTTCACTTTCCTAATTAAGGATTAAGAGGTTTGGTTTAATGTTTTCCCAGTTGGAGTAAGATGTATTGCAAGAGACACTGTTGTAAACAAAAGCTGCCCTTTTTCCCTTATGGGTATTCAAGAGCCGTATAGAGTCTTTAAGTGgattccctattggtaggagaaaataacacagaccaaccagagaatattgagaagcaaagcagctgatCTTTATTatactgttgcaacagggtgctccccacacacacaggagagaggaggaggagaacccagaacaaaggtgtgccagcCCTTATGTAGACTTTTCAAATTGCCCACCCTCCAACTCCAGACCAccaccagaaacatcatacatagaTACAACACAGGAGGGGTGTAGCCCAGCACCACCTCCCCCAATACATTATACCGTACATACAACACAGGAGGTGGTCTGAAACAGAATCCTGAGTGTGTTGTCTGGCAGAttacctgattgcattatctgggttttggccactcttGTTATAACTACagtacttaattcctgaatccaggtcccaggctcaccctattcacaccttaaatgtgtccttgcagagaaacatttagtcagtttgggagagtcaaaatggtttcaggactgtcttcctgtactgtttcagacatgtgtatatatttatgtgcatgtttgccttgtacatttaatttatatatttgataccttaaattcttataacaactgTAATGTGCTATTTAACTTAGATCCAGTTTGTGATCTCCAATATCGTGCATAATGAATTTTGGCTCCTGTGATAATACAGGAAACTACggtaccatctcaaaggaatggccagatatcagaaaaggcaatcagataaggcattatcagataacctggtagacaggaaaaacaacattcaaatttctgttgtagactgccttttctgtgatgtaggtattaTGTTTGTaaggggtggtcttgggctacaccccttctgtgatgtatgtatgatgtatggaggggtggtcttgagggcagggaatttcaaaatggctatgcagtcatacctcgggttacagacgcttcaggttgtgtcttttcgggttaCGCACCGtgtgaacctggaagtaccctaACAGGTTACTTCCGTGTTTTGGCGCATGCGCGTAagcgctaaatcacactttgtgcatgcacagaagcaccgaattggGACCCATGCGTGCGCAGACGCGGCACTGTGGGTTGCAAACTGGCCTCTCgcatggatcatgttcgcaacccgagtgtccactgtacaaGGGGCAAGCACACATGGTTTGtggtcctcctctctcctgcatgggaggggagcaccctgttgcaacagctttaataaagatcaggcttactagctgtttTGCTtcccaatattctctggttggcctctgttacggtattttctcctaccaatggagaacctagaaaggactctataaggactcttgtgtaccccataagggaataagggcaggtttTGTTTACAACAGAGTGAAATATTAACTCCATATTATTGTAATGGATTACACTTCCTCACACCAGCCAGACTCCGACACCCAGCCCAATGCCCGAGCCATCGAGGATGTAGTGACTCCCTCAGGAGCCTCTggggaatgtaatggaaattctTGCTGGGAAAAACTTTTTCCAGAGTCTCCTGAAGGACAGTGTCCACCATACTGGGAGAGCCTTCATGGTTTACTAGTTATCTGGAGGAAGCAATTTACAGTGCGCTGTTTCTTTCATATGGTCTGTGTATGATTCTTTGGATATGGAGTTGTCACTGGCTATGGTTGGTATTTTACTGTGTTATGTTTATgcataatgaaaataaatattaactTTAGATTTTGCAGCTTGTTATTAGTACACAGGAATCCAGTGAAAAAACTCAGGATGGAATTCGTTGAGGATCTGCCTATAACGGATCCTGCAGGACACAGGACTGTATCTCAAATGTTGAGTTTCCAAGATGAAGAAAACGAAAATCAAAACCCGTCCCAAGCATCAAGAGTATCACAGAAGCTCGATAAGTCTCCACTACAAACAGCCAGTGTGCCAAAGCGGATACAAAGAACGTCTCCTGAGTGTGGCACTGCATACTGTTCCACTGTACCCACCAGCTCCTTTTACAACAAAGGGAAGCAATATCTAAACCTACTGGAGAGGAAACTAGCAAAGGAAAGCCACCCTCTTAATCCAATAAATGATGGCGGAAACCTACCTACTGCCAACAAGACTGAGACAACACAGCTGAAAGTGACGACAAGCAGGAGCAGAATTTCAAAAACACCCAAGCGCCCTGCTGCTTCCAGGCAGGCCAAGGCTTTGCCAAGAAACACCAAAAAAGCCAAGATGGCGGTGGTGCTTCCCAAGCCTGTGGAGGGGAACAAGGATGCTAACTGTGCTATTGAAAATAAAGTGGAGACTCCTTTCAAAGTATTAAGCATGAAATTCAAACCTGTGCCGAAACTCCAGACAGGGGCAGCATTCTTTGCCACTAGAAAGGAATGGCAGCCTGGCTCTAAGAAGAAACTTTCATCTCCCTTGTCCCCCCGCTCAGTTAGCAAGCCCACAGTAAAAGAGAGACAGGGCAGACACTTGACTCATTCCAAGCTCTACTTGTCCACTGAAAGCAAAGCAACTGAAGCAGGCAGGAAAGGAAGCCCAAAAGAGAGAAAACTTGATCGTGTGGAAGATGGTGTGAAATTGATCTGCAACACAAGCCAGGAGACTGTGTGTGAACTGAACCTGTTGCAAGATACCAGCCCTCTCCAAACGTCTCATTCTGGTTGCTCAGAGACTCTGGTAGAAAAGGAAACTGATGCTGGAACTCAGGTATGTAGAATCTATGAAAACTGGTAACCAAAGTTTGCATTTATGGAATTTCTGTTGCAACATTTTTGGAACTTCACCGTGTAGACAATGGGTtggttttttaataatttttattcattttcaattaATAACTTTCCAATTAATGACAAATCAATTCCAATCATGCCAAATCGTAATACAAACAATACAGCCAATTAAGCagtctgaatttttaaaaaaaattaaattcagaaGGGGGCTTCCTATGTTCTGCATATTGAGAGAAAATGTCCttcatttgttttctgtttttcttccttgttgttttccactttcataGTTCCGATCTTAACCGTCCTTATCTTCTCCATCAGCCACTGGTGTATGACTCACTatcttatttaaataaaaaaattcagtagcaccttaaagaccaactaagtttttattttggtatgagattttgtgtgcatgcacacttcttcagaaagtgtgcatgcacacgaaagctcataccaaaataaaaacttagttggtctttaaggtgctactgaaagaattttttattttgcttcgactcagaccaacacagctacctacctgtaactatcttaTTTAACAATGTTTTGTCCattgaatatttattttaatttgtatactgcccttcacctgaagagtgattcaaacataaaaatacaaaatgagaacacataatacataataaagcaaatacaaaccaataaccccaccccctcccacaaacaaattttaaaaggccatagaatggcAATCAGCCagatgcctggttgaagagaaacattttcacttgGCGCCTAAAGATAGGCAATGAAGGCTCCAAGTGAGCATCTCTGTGTGGAGCATTCCACAAACCGGGAGCATAAAATGCCCTTTCTTGTGTTGttgccctccggacctctcgtggaAGAGGCATAAAAAGAAGGGCCACAAATGATGGCTGCAGGGTCTGGATCTGTTCATATGGGGAGACCGAACCTTCAGGTATTACGGTTCTGAATGGTGTTGAATGCACTGTACATCAGCAGGTTATATGCCATCctttaatcctttttaaaatctcACAAGCAAGCAAAGAAAATTTCAATTAATATAACACTGTATAATAAACACTTAATATTAAAGCAGGTGTTAAAATCAGTAAGATCCAATAAAGCCATaaattaaaactacagtggtacctctggttaagaacttaattcgttctggaagtctgctcctaacctgaggtaccactgtagctaatggggcctcccgctgccgccacacgatttctgttctcatcctggggcaaagttcttaacccgggatactaccgggttagcggagtctgtaacctgaagcatttgtaacctgaggtaccattgtacttcaGAAAAAATACTGAAAGGCCAAGGccaaaaattcataaaatttGGTATCTGGGTAGCCTCTCTGGAGTAGgctttccatgtataagatgtcagaattgccggggggggggatggaaacaCCTCTAGTCACCACATATTTTAACTTTCAGCAACTTGGAGACTTGAAAAAAGGTCTCATAACCTTCAGCAGTAAAAAGGAGGATTTTGCAGAAATCTCTGCTTTCCATTCACAGAATTCACTGGGCCAACAAGCCTCTTGTTAGCACGGCAACAGTTTTAGATATGGCTACTATGCCATGGTGACTCTGGCAT
Encoded here:
- the ESCO2 gene encoding N-acetyltransferase ESCO2 isoform X1, with amino-acid sequence MDGGPGQVVSCIPPHNRWTFSPRALRDIWRFAEDMAFVTPRKRKCSDDGFCSLLLVHRNPVKKLRMEFVEDLPITDPAGHRTVSQMLSFQDEENENQNPSQASRVSQKLDKSPLQTASVPKRIQRTSPECGTAYCSTVPTSSFYNKGKQYLNLLERKLAKESHPLNPINDGGNLPTANKTETTQLKVTTSRSRISKTPKRPAASRQAKALPRNTKKAKMAVVLPKPVEGNKDANCAIENKVETPFKVLSMKFKPVPKLQTGAAFFATRKEWQPGSKKKLSSPLSPRSVSKPTVKERQGRHLTHSKLYLSTESKATEAGRKGSPKERKLDRVEDGVKLICNTSQETVCELNLLQDTSPLQTSHSGCSETLVEKETDAGTQDPEEILQGSPKYMDKHKTASSSKLSSTIIKDKQPSSASDTHPFFNTPSSNKKRPHIFSDEQSSAVVLSPVGQKVPAILRTSKKTKELSKDQMIIDAGQKYFGATVCKSCGMVYSAASPEDETQHAQYHQRFLEGIKYVSWKNEHVAAEFWDGKIVLILQDDPKYAIKKAEAVRELVDNELGFKHVVLRCPTQTYLFVSTEKKIVGCLIAEPVRQAYQVLSEPTTVSGSPTNDSLEHQRAWCCSTKPEKVFCGISRIWVFSLMRRRGIASRLVDVMRRTFLFGSFLNTNEIAFSDPTPDGKLFAARYCQTPNFLVYNFIS
- the ESCO2 gene encoding N-acetyltransferase ESCO2 isoform X3, which codes for MAFVTPRKRKCSDDGFCSLLLVHRNPVKKLRMEFVEDLPITDPAGHRTVSQMLSFQDEENENQNPSQASRVSQKLDKSPLQTASVPKRIQRTSPECGTAYCSTVPTSSFYNKGKQYLNLLERKLAKESHPLNPINDGGNLPTANKTETTQLKVTTSRSRISKTPKRPAASRQAKALPRNTKKAKMAVVLPKPVEGNKDANCAIENKVETPFKVLSMKFKPVPKLQTGAAFFATRKEWQPGSKKKLSSPLSPRSVSKPTVKERQGRHLTHSKLYLSTESKATEAGRKGSPKERKLDRVEDGVKLICNTSQETVCELNLLQDTSPLQTSHSGCSETLVEKETDAGTQDPEEILQGSPKYMDKHKTASSSKLSSTIIKDKQPSSASDTHPFFNTPSSNKKRPHIFSDEQSSAVVLSPVGQKVPAILRTSKKTKELSKDQMIIDAGQKYFGATVCKSCGMVYSAASPEDETQHAQYHQRFLEGIKYVSWKNEHVAAEFWDGKIVLILQDDPKYAIKKAEAVRELVDNELGFKHVVLRCPTQTYLFVSTEKKIVGCLIAEPVRQAYQVLSEPTTVSGSPTNDSLEHQRAWCCSTKPEKVFCGISRIWVFSLMRRRGIASRLVDVMRRTFLFGSFLNTNEIAFSDPTPDGKLFAARYCQTPNFLVYNFIS